In Bacteroidales bacterium, a single window of DNA contains:
- the ruvX gene encoding Holliday junction resolvase RuvX, producing MGRILAIDYGKKRAGLAVTDPMKMIANALDTVHPNELLDYLAGYMDKESVDTIVVGYPKQMNNQESESVQYIRPFLKKLKKQFPNVTVELEDERFTSGMAKEAMLQGGMKKKQRQNKANVDKISATIILQSFLERKTT from the coding sequence GTGGGGAGAATACTGGCCATAGATTACGGGAAAAAAAGAGCCGGGTTGGCAGTAACCGATCCGATGAAAATGATTGCCAATGCATTGGATACTGTTCATCCCAATGAGTTGTTGGATTATTTGGCCGGCTATATGGATAAAGAATCTGTGGATACCATTGTTGTAGGTTATCCCAAACAAATGAACAATCAAGAGTCAGAGAGTGTACAATATATCAGACCCTTTTTAAAGAAATTAAAAAAACAATTTCCAAATGTGACTGTAGAACTGGAAGATGAAAGGTTTACCTCCGGCATGGCTAAGGAAGCAATGCTACAGGGCGGAATGAAAAAGAAACAAAGGCAAAATAAAGCAAATGTTGATAAAATAAGCGCAACCATTATTCTACAGTCATTCTTGGAACGAAAAACTACTTAA